Part of the Desulfobulbaceae bacterium genome, CGGTAAGTGGATAAATGATGTTTTTGACTCCAACCTTTTGAATGTTAATTCGTCTGAAATCGGGTTGGTTCTGGATGTCCTTCATTTCAGAGGCAGGTGCCGTTTTACTGCAGCTTTGAGTTCGTCGAGATTGGCAGATTTGACCAGATATTCATCTGATGCCCAGGAAGATAAGTCCTGTTTAAATTCCTGATATGCCGAACTTAAAATAACTGGCAGTGTGGGATTGATCTCTTTGATACGGCGAAGGGCCTCAAGACCGTTCATGCCCGGCATGTTGATGTCAAGAATGACAAGGTCAACGTCGATTTGGGTTAGTTTGGTCAGGGCCTCCTGGCCGGTGAAAGCGGAATGGACTGTATACCCATCATCTTCTAATTCTTCGCGGTATAACAGGTGGATAGAATCTTCGTCGTCAACAAGTAGAATGTTGTTCATGGCGTTTCTCTCTTGGAGGAGTTGAGGCCTTTTGGGGTGGCCTATGTGATCAACAAAAAATATGAAGGGATATCTTGTTTACGGTGAGCATTCAGTTTGTCTTGCCCCTCTGTCTTAGTGTGCAAGCGACAGGAGGTGTGGGTGTGACACAGGATTCGTTTGGTCAGGGTTGGCTCAGCCGAGGGTTACTTCTCGAAGATATTTTGCTGCCTCTTCCGGGGGGGTGGGGTTAATATAAAACCCTGAACCCCATTCAAATCCGGCAATCTGGGTCAATTTTGGTACGATTTCAAAATGCCAGTGAAAATGATCCAGGGGTTCTGATCGCAACGGGGAGGTATGCAGGACGAAATTATATGGCGCGTTGGGGATGCATGCGTCTAGCCGGCGCAGTGCCTCAGAAAAAATAGATGCCAGAAGTTCGTATGAGCGATTGTCCATTGAAATATAGGAGGACAAGTGCTGGGTAGGAAGTATCCACATTTCAAATGGTGAACGGGGGGCGAATGGTGCAATGGCGATGAATCGCTCATTTTCGCAGACGATCCTAACTTGGTCGCGGCGTTCCTGGTTGATAATGTCACAGAATATGCAGCGTTCCTTGTACTTATAGTAGGCAAGGCTACCCTCTAATTCTGAGACAATCATCCGTGGGAGGATGGGTAGGGCGACGAGTTGGGAGTGGGAGTGTTCCAGTGATGCCCCAGCGGCACGCCCAAAGTTTTTAAAAACCATCACATACCGGAACCTGGGATCGTAGGCCAGGTCAATCAACCGGTCACGGAAGGCAAAGAAGACTTGGGCCATACGGTCTACAGACAAGTAGGTAAAAGATTCCTCATGGTTCGGGGTCTCAATGATGACTTCATGAGCCCCGATCCCGTTCATCTTGTCGTAAAGCCCCTCGCCGGCCTTATCAAGGTTCCCTTCAATAACCAAGGCCGGGTATTTGTTGGGTACCACCCGCAGGTTCCAGCCCGGTGAATTGGACGCCTGTGGAGTGCCGTAGCGTAGCACTTCAGCCGGAGTGGTCTTTTCGTTGCCGGGACAGAGGGGGCAGAACCCGCCCCTGGTGTTTGTCGGTTCGACAATAAAGTCGGTGGGCCTCTTGCCCCGTTCCTTGGAAATTATTATCCATCGGCCAAGGATAGGGTCTTTGCGAAGTTCAGGCATATTTGTTTAGTGGGGAAGAGTCAGTGCGCAGCAAGATCAACCTGCATGGGCTTTTTCGTGGTCTTCCTGCTTGGTTTTGCACTCGATGCAAAGAGTGGTCACAGGACGTGCGTCCAATCTTTCTGTAGTGATATCATCACCACAAGCTTCGCAGATACCATAGCTCTCGTCGTCAATCCGCAAGATGGCTTCCTTGATCTTGGCTTGAAGCTTTCTCTCACGATCACGAATCCGGAGTTCAAAGCTGCGGTCCGACTCGGCAGATGCTCGATCAGTTGGGTCAGGGTAGTTATCGCTTTGGACCGTCATGTCTGAGAGTGTTTTGTCGGCCTCTGATAAAAGTTCGGCGCTCATCTCTTCCAGTTTCCTTCTGAAATACTGTAACTTTTCTCTTTCCATATCAATCTTATCCTCCAAGCGGGATGAAGTAATCGTAATTATTAATCTATCATGGGTCGGCGTGAAATGTCCCGCTTTTTCCGCCAGTTTTTTTCACAAGCTTGATTTCACTGATGACCATTCCCTTGTCTGCCGCCTTGCACATATCGTAGATGGTTAATGCTGCAATGCTGACAGCGGTCAGCGCTTCCATCTCAACTCCTGTCTTGCCGGTAATCTTGACTATGGCTGAAATGGTAATAGCTGAACTGGAGTCATCAAAATTAAAATTGATTTCGGCTTTGGTGATGTTTAAGGGGTGCGCCAGGGGGATCAGTTGATCCACCTTTTTTGCAGCCATGATTCCGGCCAGACGGGCAACACCTAGGACATCACCTTTTGCAATCTCTCCATTGCGCACCATCGCATATACAGCTTGCGACATAACAATACGCCCGGATGCTACCGCTTCGCGGAAGGTATCCTCTTTTGCCGATACATCCACCATGATGGCATTTCCGGCCTGATCAAAATGAGAGAGGCGGAGATTGGTGCGATTGTCTGTCATGGATGTGTGCAGGCTAACTCAGTGGAAAAGTTTCTGAAAAAACCCTTCTTCCTCGGGTTTATTTTTTTGATCATTTTCCTCATCCCCGGCAAACTCCCGCAACAGTTCTTCCTGCTTTTTAGTGAGGCCGGTAGGGGTAAGCACTTTGAAAATGACTGTCATGTTGCCGCGGCCATGACCCCTGAGGCTGGGAACGCCTTCACCTTTGAGGGTGAAGGTATCGTTTGTCTGTGTTCCCTTGGCGATAGCGATGGGTTTTGTTCCGTGAACAGTGAGGATGTCGATCGTAGCCCCTAGTGTCGCTTGAACCATGGAGATAGGGAGGGTGTAAAAAATATCCTCGCCGTTTCTCTCAAAGAGTTCATGGGCGTCGACATGAAGGATGACATAGAGGTCGCCTGCGTGGCCACCCTTCCTTCCGCCCTGTCCCTCGCCTTGTAAGCGCATCCTGGCGCCGGTATCCACTCCTGCCGGGATCTTGAGAGATACTTTTTTCTTTTTGTTGATCAGTCCGTTGCCGCCACAATCCTGGCATGGGTCGGTGATGATTTCTCCGGCTCCTTGGCATTGCGGGCAGGTTGTGCTCAGCCGAAAGAAGCCTTGCGCTCGCAGGACTTGTCCTCGACCATTGCACGACGAACAGGTCTTGCTCTGATAACCTGGGCGAAGCCCTGTCCCTTCACAGGTCCAGCATGTTTCTGGTTTGGTGATGTCGATCTCTTTGTTAACCCCGTGAATTGCTTCCATGAAAGAAATTGACAGGTCATAACGAAGATCCGAACCGGGAATGGGGCCATTTTTTTGTCTGCGCTGGCCGCCACCGCCAAACCCAAAGAGGTCTTCAAAGATGTCGCCAAAATTTGAAAAGATATCTTCGGCATTGCCCGGTCCATGATAGCCCCGATTTGTCAGACCTTCTTTGCCGTAACGGTCATAAATTTGGCGCTTTTCTGGGTCTCCCAGAACCTCGTAAGCCTCGGCTGCTGCTTTGAACTTATCTTCAGCCGCTTTGTCACCGGGGTTGCGGTCGGGGTGATACTTCATGGCCATCTTGCGATAGCCTTTTTTGATCTCTTCTGCAGAGGCTGAGGAGGAAACTCCCAACGTCTCGTAATAGCTCATATCACTTAGCGGCCGTATCATCCTCGGGGCTGGCCACTTCCTCCTTGGCTTTTTGCTTTGCTTTTTCTGCAAGTTGTTTGATGCTTTCGGCGGTCACTTTTCCCGCGGCAATTTCCCGTAGGGTCATGACAACCTCTTTGTTTTTTCCTTCAACCAGATAGGGCATCCCGGTCCGGTGTTGATGCAGTCTGGCAAGGGCCAGGTGGATCAGGGCGAATCTGTTTTCACTGCCGACTTGTTTGAGACAATCTTCAACCGTTATGCGTGCCATGTGCTATGCTCCTTTCGCGATAATTGTGATCAATGCCCCAAAAACGCTATTTTGATCCAGTAAGGCGTTTCTGCCATGTGGATTCTGTGTGTCTGGTTCTATGATAGGCAAGATGTCTCCCGAGCGAAAAACATCCCAGACTAAAACTGTTGTAATATAATAAGAAATTTTTTTTTGGCAATATTTTTTTGCCAATATCCCCTCGGTTGGCTGATTACTCTTAACTTAACGAGAATTGAGTCAGGGTGTGTGAGGTTGAATGGCACGTATTCTGCAATAAAATATTACCAGGATAGGGATTGGGTTTAGAAATAGTGTTCAATGTTTAGCAATAACTGGCTAGTTCGGTGGTTTTCAGTATGAGGAAAAAAATTCCACGTCAAAATAATGACAGGATGATCTATGGCTAAATTAGTCGTGTTTATGATGGTAATGGCGCTGGTAACCTCTTGCAGTGCAGGTGGGGGCGGCATTTCGACTGGCACTGATCTGTGGCAGGCGTACTGGTCAGATGTAGGTGTTGAACGCTATGAGGCCGTAGTTTATCCCGCTGAGCCGATGGTCAGGCCATGAATAAGGAGGAGTGATGCTTAATAACACAAGAGTAGTCCTTGTTTTTTTGTTGACGAGCATGGCTCTGATTAATACTGGAGGCGCTGGGGTCTTGGCCGGAGGGATCTTTGGTGGATCTTCTACTCAACACTCGCGACCTGATTATCAGTTTCGAACGTCTAGGGCGGCGGAACCTTCTGAAGAAAAGAGGATTTGGGATTATTTCTCTTTTTTTGCTATCAGGCGTGAGTCTGACCCAGGGCATCAATTTCCTGCGGCTGAGGCGGAGGAGCTTAGGTCAAGGACTCGGGAGTTGGCGCAGCAACTCATTGTTAATGGGCAGGAAGATGTTGTCGATGGTTATGTGCTTACTGTTAACAGTTTCGTCAATTTAAATAATCTATATAAAACCTCATCCTTGGGACGTTACTTGGGCGAGCAAATGATCGGTGAATTTCAAGCTGCCGGCATAGAGGTGATCGATGTTCGTAAGGCGAAGGGTTTAATGGTGCACGAATATTTAGGTGAATATGGACTTTCTCGAGATATGAATGAATTAAGTTCTGAGCTTGGATCTCAGGCGATGGTGGTTGGAACTTACTCCTATGCCAACGGGCAGATCCTGATTAATGCCAGGGTGCTGCGTAATAGAGATGGCATGGTTCTCTCTCACGCGAATCTGACCTTTGCGCTGGATGAGCTTACCCTCCGAATGCTGAAGGATGAGTCAGCTCCGGCCCGGCGCGGGGGATTGGTTTCGGTTGAGGCAGTGAACTAGCATGCGACGCCGGATTTCCTTTATTCATGGCATGGTTTCCGTGGTGGTCATCATGGTGTCGCTGGCTGTCGTGAGCTGCGGGACATATCTGACAACCAACTCAGACCGGGGGATGGAGAAATATGCCGAGGAGCGCTACGCTCATGCGCTGAAATTTATGGAGGCAGGCCGTTTTGAGTTAGCAAGGGAGCAATTTGCAATTGTCAACAGGATAGCGGTTAGTCCAGAACTTAAGGCACTGGCTGCAAAAGGTCAGGACAAGGCTGTGGCTGTTATCGAGGCAAAACGGTGAGCGGCAACGTGGGAGGGGCTCCGGTGAACTTAAGGAATATGGTGTCAATATTTTGGCGATGCAGGGGCATTCAGGTAATTTGGGCCGTCTTTGTTATGATTTTCGCCATTAGTGGATGCGGTGGTCCTTCTGGAGTTTCACAGCCTGTTGTTGAGGTAAGTCCGGATTTTTTTGGCATAAGTGAGGAGTTGTCCAGGCAGCTTCGTGTCAACCGCAGAGAGGGAAACAGTGGCGGCAGGCTGATTTTTACCACCCTGGTCAATCTTGATGACCTGCGGCAGACATCTACATTTGGCAGGACTATGAGTGAATCATTGGCCACTCAGTTGTTTCAACATGGCTATGGGGTGGTGGAATTGCGAAAGGTTGCTAATATTATGATCCAGGCCAAAAATGGAGAGATGGTCTTGAGTCGTGATGCCGCCCGGCTGGCGCAGCAGTATGAAGCTAATGCCATTGTTGCAGGAACTTATTCCTTAACGCCGAAGACAGTGATCATCAATGTTAAGCTGTTGGATGTCCGATCCCAGGAGGTGCTGAGTGTTGCCGGGATGGAATTAGAGCGAAGCGCTGCGATTAACTATATGCTGGCGGATGATGTCGGGTTGGTTGATGGACCGGTGTCGGGGTATGAGCGATGATTTTACTATTAAAGATACGACGAGTTTCTACTATAGCGCTCTGGCTTGTTACCGTGGTGTGGATTACTGGATGCGCAACGGCGGTAGAGCGACAAGCCTCCTCAGAGGTTAGGGTAAAAAAAGGGGTGCCTGTTGTGTATATTCATCCTTTGATGGCAGAAACCTATAGTCATGCCACAGTGGGAGTACTGCCCTTTTTGTTGCCAGAGGGCAAGGATCCGAAGTTTGGGCAGCAGATTGCTGCGCTTTATCAGGATGTGCTTTTGGGTAAGGCTGCCTTTCCGGTGGTCAAAGTATTGCCGGCCGCTTATGGGGACTTCTCCGAGGCCTTGGCTGCAGGACGTTTGGCGGGGATTGATCTGGTCCTGGTTGGAAAAATCAATTATGCGGTGGAGGGGACAGAATTAGGAGGGGCTCGCCTCGACTTGACGGTTAGGATGTTGAGTGTCAATACAGGGGCGACCGTGTGGCATATCGGGCAGGCAATGGATCAGCCGTACGATTATCCTCAGACTGACTTGGTCAGCCGGTTGTCCGCTGCTCTGGGTTCACCTTCAATTAAACGACCGGCAGGAGCGCCGGTCCTGGTTAATATGCTGGCTCAAGCGGCTGTTGATATGACGGATGTGATAGTTGGCTCACGTTACGTCCGCCGTTAGCATTGCCGAGGGGGGTTAGTTCTGAAAGGGATTTTTCAGGAGCATGGTCTGCTCGCGGCCTGGTCCGACGGAGACGATATACGCGGGTATCTCGGTCAGGTCTTCAATGCGTTTGATATAGTCCCGGGCTTTCTGGGGGAGGTCATCCACGTTCACTGCCTGATCAATTTCCTCCTGCCAGCCTTGAACCTCTTCGTACAGGGGGTTCAGTCGACTGGTGACTCGGATGTTTCCGGGCATGGCAGTATAACGATTGCCATCTGCCTCGTAGGAAGTGGCAATTTTTAATGTCTTCTGGCCGCTTAAGACATCAAGTTTGGTGATGGCCAGACCGGTGACGCCGTTTAAGCGAACCGCCTCTTGAGCAATGACCGCATCCAGCCATCCACAGCGACGTTTTCGGCCGGTAGTGGCGCCGAACTCCCCGCCTTTTTCTTGGAGTTGATCCCCTGTCGTATCAAACAGTTCGGTTGGGAAGGGGCCCTCGCCAACCCTGGTGGTATACGCTTTGAGGATTCCAATTACAGCGTCGATGTGGGATGGGCCAAAACCGGAGCCAGTGCAGGCGTTGCCCGCTACTGTGTTTGATGAGGTGACAAAGGGATAGGTCCCGTGATCGATGTCCAGCTGTGTTCCTTGAGCGCCCTCAAACAAAATGTGCTTGCCGGCCTTTCGTCCCAGGTCGAGAGCCACGGAGACGTTGTCAATGTAGGGAGCGAGTTGTTCTGCGTAACCCATGAACTCGGCATAAATCGCCTCCAGGTCCAGTGGCGAGGCGGCGTCTCCCAGGGATGATTTCTTTTCGGCAAGGTTGTCTTTAAGTTTGTCGCGGAAGAGGTCGCTGTCCCGAAGTTCACCAAGTTTGATCCCCTTGCGCAGGATCTTATCGCCATAACAAGGTCCGATTCCCCGTCCGGTTGTGCCGATTTTTTTCCCCTGCTGCATCCCGGCCTCTGACGCTTGATCCAGCATCCTGTGGTATGGCATGATTAGATGGCAGTTTTCACTGATAGCCAGTCGCTGTGGAGTAACCCGCATTCCGTTGGCGTCTAGGCTGTGCATTTCCTGTAAGAGGACACCGGGGTCAAGGACCACACCGTTGCCAATGAAGCATTTCTTATTTTCGTAAAGAATGCCGGATGGAATCAGGTGGAAGACAAATTTTTTCCCCTCGACGACTAAAGTGTGGCCAGCGTTGTTGCCCCCCTGAAAACGGACAACGTAATCGGCATAACCTGTCAACAGATCGACGATCTTTCCTTTTCCCTCGTCACCCCATTGGGTGCCTATAATTACCACATTGGCCATGGTGTTGGTTGCTCCAGGTGTTGTGTTCTTTACTTTCAGTTATGGCCACTGGTCGGCGTGGCTGTTCTGCTCTGAGCTTACTCTGCGCCGGGCATAATAGTCAAAGCTGTCCTAAATGTCAATCTATCAAGGCGCTTGACACTGGGACTCAAATGCCGTAGCTTTCTCTCATACTACAGTGTGTCGTTTTTCTCCTTATCCTCCCGATAGGCTCATAAACATGTTTGGAATCGGTCTTCCTGAGTTGATCTTGATCATGGCGGTCGCGCTTATTGTCGTGGGCCCGGAGAAATTACCTGAACTCGCCAAAACGCTGGCCCGGCAGGTGATTGAATTGAAACGGGCTACCAATGCCCTGAAAGACAGCCTTCAGGACGAAGACGACAAACCCGCCTGGGAGAAGGTCACGCCCGAGCGGCCACAGATTGCCGAATTTACTCCCCTTGCCACGCCTATGAGGTCCTTTGATCACGCGGGGGAGTCCTCTGGCCCAGAAGCACAAGCATCCTCTGTGTCTGAAGACGCCTTGTCCAAGGGAATCCGCGATGATGCTGTCACTCTTTGATCACTGCGGCTCTCACCTTAAAGAACTTCGCCGTCGGGTGCTAGTCTCCATGGTGGCAATCGTGGTGTGCAGCAGTGTTGCTTACGCCTTTGCCGAACCCTTATCCGAGTTCTTCATTGCCCCGCTGTTGCGGGTCAGCCCCGAGTTGACCCACTTGGTTTATACCAATTTGACGGAAGCTTTTTTCTCCTATATGAAACTGGCGGTATTGGTGGGAATCACAGCCAGCTCCCCGATCCTTATCCATCAGGCATGGCGATTTGTCTCTCCCGGCCTCCATGCCCATGAAAAATCCGCAGTATTTACTGTGGTTCTGCTTGCAAGCCTTCTTTTTCTGGCTGGCGCCGCTTTTGCTTATTGGATTGTCCTGCCCCGGGCGCTCTCTTTTCTGATGGGTTTCGCGCGGGCAGACCTGACGCCTATGCCTAAGTTCGGGGAATATTTGACCTTTATAGCCCGAACGGGATTGGCCTTCGGCTTAGCCTTCGAGATCCCTTTTTTGATGGCCGCCGCTGTTAAAACCGGTCTGGTCGGTGTGGATCATTTTGTTCAGAAGCGCCTGTACTTTTATTTAGGTCTTCTCGGGCTGGCATTTGTCCTGGCGGCAGGGGATCCTTTTTCCGCGATTCTTCTGGCCATCCCCTTAGGCGGGCTTTATGAGGTGGGAGCTTTGGTTGGCCGTGCCATAGCGTAATTGCCCGCAATTGTTCAGGTTGTCAGTTAACCGTAAATCGATAACTGATCACCGTCAATTGGGGTAATTATAATTCCCCTCTTTTGGTGGAGGAGTTAATCTCTGTGAGAATTTATCGTCGTTGCTGTGATCGACGATCCGGAAGTGATCGCCGACGATCCTATTCACTGGATTATTTTGATAATGGAGGCCGTGAACGGCGGGGGCGCGCCCATCGTCGCAAGAGAAGAGGTTGTGAGCGGCGATCAAATTGGTCCCGGATTGACAGTAATATCAGCGTCTATACCGGTTGGCGGGAAGAAACAGATCAGGACGTGCCATCAGAATAAACCGTCATCACTGGAGAATATGTCATGCAAACATTAACTTTCTGGTTAAGTGTTATCTTCATTTTTGGCTGTGCTCTGGCATCTTTTCCGGCAGAAGCGCGGACAGTTGAAACCGCGACATTCGCGGGGGGGTGTTTTTGGTGTATGGAGAAACCCTTCGAGGCGCTCCCAGGTGTTATTTCGGTCACTTCAGGATACTCTGGAGGTTCGACGGCTAAGCCCAATTACGAGACGTATGCCGTGGGTGGGCATCTTGAGGTGGTTCAGGTAGCTTTTGATCCGGCAATAGTGTCGTATCCGCAGTTGCTTGACCTTTTCTGGCGTCAGGTGGATCCTACCGATCCCGATGGTCAGTTTGTCGACCGGGGCCTGTCCTACACCAGTGCAATTTTTTTTCATAGCGAGTCCCAGCGTCAGGAGGCCGAACGATCCAAGGATGAACTTGCGAAAAGTGGCCGATTCAGTAAGTCGATTGTGACTAAAATTATGGCAGCGAGCCCATTTTATCCGGCGGAAGAGTACCATCAGGATTATTATAAAAAAAATCCTCTCCGTTATCGGTTTTACCGGAATGGCTCAGGTCGTGATCAGTTTTTGGAAAAGATCTGGTCTGCTGAGGCCAACGCAGCGGCTGCTCCTGCCGCCGATCTGAAAAAACGGCTTTCTCCCATGCAGTATCGGGTTACCCAGGAGGATGGGACTGAACCTGCCTTTGATAACGAGTACTGGGATAACAAAAAAGCTGGAGTGTATGTCGATGTCGTCTCTGGAGAGCCGCTGTTTCTGTCTGTGGACAAGTATGATTCGGGAACGGGTTGGCCCAGTTTCAGCAAGCCCCTATCCGATGACACGGTCATTGAACACCAGGATCGGAGTTGGTTTTCGGTTCGCACAGAGGTTCGCAGTAAGAAGGCTAATTCTCATCTTGGCCATGTCTTTAATGATGGCCCAGCCACGACTGGTCTTCGTTATTGCATCAACTCAGCCGCTCTCCGTTTTGTCTCGGTAGAGCGCATGGCAGAAGAAGGCTATGGCGACTTACTCAAGTACTTCACCCCTTGATGACTCAAGTTGTGCCGATGCGGATCTGTTGCCGAGATCAGTGGTGCCGTGTATTCTGGCAGGCATTGTCCCCACGGAAAAACATTGCTTGAAGAGAGTGATGGTGCTATAAAAAAAGCCGTCCCCTTGACCACAGGAATATGACCTGTGGTTTTTTTATGTCCCCCGAGGTCAGTCGTTACACCGTATTGTACGACGAAGACAGGTTCTCCTCACAATTTCATAAGGAATAGTTCTCGATGATCAGCGCCATTAACGTCTCTCTTGCCTATGGTAAGCGCGTAATTTTTAAAGACGTAAACATTAAATTCACCCCTGGCAATTGTTACGGATTGATTG contains:
- a CDS encoding response regulator gives rise to the protein MNNILLVDDEDSIHLLYREELEDDGYTVHSAFTGQEALTKLTQIDVDLVILDINMPGMNGLEALRRIKEINPTLPVILSSAYQEFKQDLSSWASDEYLVKSANLDELKAAVKRHLPLK
- the galT gene encoding galactose-1-phosphate uridylyltransferase, which produces MPELRKDPILGRWIIISKERGKRPTDFIVEPTNTRGGFCPLCPGNEKTTPAEVLRYGTPQASNSPGWNLRVVPNKYPALVIEGNLDKAGEGLYDKMNGIGAHEVIIETPNHEESFTYLSVDRMAQVFFAFRDRLIDLAYDPRFRYVMVFKNFGRAAGASLEHSHSQLVALPILPRMIVSELEGSLAYYKYKERCIFCDIINQERRDQVRIVCENERFIAIAPFAPRSPFEMWILPTQHLSSYISMDNRSYELLASIFSEALRRLDACIPNAPYNFVLHTSPLRSEPLDHFHWHFEIVPKLTQIAGFEWGSGFYINPTPPEEAAKYLREVTLG
- the dksA gene encoding RNA polymerase-binding protein DksA codes for the protein MEREKLQYFRRKLEEMSAELLSEADKTLSDMTVQSDNYPDPTDRASAESDRSFELRIRDRERKLQAKIKEAILRIDDESYGICEACGDDITTERLDARPVTTLCIECKTKQEDHEKAHAG
- the moaC gene encoding cyclic pyranopterin monophosphate synthase MoaC; the encoded protein is MTDNRTNLRLSHFDQAGNAIMVDVSAKEDTFREAVASGRIVMSQAVYAMVRNGEIAKGDVLGVARLAGIMAAKKVDQLIPLAHPLNITKAEINFNFDDSSSAITISAIVKITGKTGVEMEALTAVSIAALTIYDMCKAADKGMVISEIKLVKKTGGKSGTFHADP
- the dnaJ gene encoding molecular chaperone DnaJ, whose protein sequence is MSYYETLGVSSSASAEEIKKGYRKMAMKYHPDRNPGDKAAEDKFKAAAEAYEVLGDPEKRQIYDRYGKEGLTNRGYHGPGNAEDIFSNFGDIFEDLFGFGGGGQRRQKNGPIPGSDLRYDLSISFMEAIHGVNKEIDITKPETCWTCEGTGLRPGYQSKTCSSCNGRGQVLRAQGFFRLSTTCPQCQGAGEIITDPCQDCGGNGLINKKKKVSLKIPAGVDTGARMRLQGEGQGGRKGGHAGDLYVILHVDAHELFERNGEDIFYTLPISMVQATLGATIDILTVHGTKPIAIAKGTQTNDTFTLKGEGVPSLRGHGRGNMTVIFKVLTPTGLTKKQEELLREFAGDEENDQKNKPEEEGFFQKLFH
- a CDS encoding DNA-directed RNA polymerase subunit omega, producing the protein MARITVEDCLKQVGSENRFALIHLALARLHQHRTGMPYLVEGKNKEVVMTLREIAAGKVTAESIKQLAEKAKQKAKEEVASPEDDTAAK
- a CDS encoding adenylosuccinate synthase; its protein translation is MANVVIIGTQWGDEGKGKIVDLLTGYADYVVRFQGGNNAGHTLVVEGKKFVFHLIPSGILYENKKCFIGNGVVLDPGVLLQEMHSLDANGMRVTPQRLAISENCHLIMPYHRMLDQASEAGMQQGKKIGTTGRGIGPCYGDKILRKGIKLGELRDSDLFRDKLKDNLAEKKSSLGDAASPLDLEAIYAEFMGYAEQLAPYIDNVSVALDLGRKAGKHILFEGAQGTQLDIDHGTYPFVTSSNTVAGNACTGSGFGPSHIDAVIGILKAYTTRVGEGPFPTELFDTTGDQLQEKGGEFGATTGRKRRCGWLDAVIAQEAVRLNGVTGLAITKLDVLSGQKTLKIATSYEADGNRYTAMPGNIRVTSRLNPLYEEVQGWQEEIDQAVNVDDLPQKARDYIKRIEDLTEIPAYIVSVGPGREQTMLLKNPFQN
- a CDS encoding twin-arginine translocase TatA/TatE family subunit produces the protein MFGIGLPELILIMAVALIVVGPEKLPELAKTLARQVIELKRATNALKDSLQDEDDKPAWEKVTPERPQIAEFTPLATPMRSFDHAGESSGPEAQASSVSEDALSKGIRDDAVTL
- the tatC gene encoding twin-arginine translocase subunit TatC gives rise to the protein MMLSLFDHCGSHLKELRRRVLVSMVAIVVCSSVAYAFAEPLSEFFIAPLLRVSPELTHLVYTNLTEAFFSYMKLAVLVGITASSPILIHQAWRFVSPGLHAHEKSAVFTVVLLASLLFLAGAAFAYWIVLPRALSFLMGFARADLTPMPKFGEYLTFIARTGLAFGLAFEIPFLMAAAVKTGLVGVDHFVQKRLYFYLGLLGLAFVLAAGDPFSAILLAIPLGGLYEVGALVGRAIA
- the msrB gene encoding peptide-methionine (R)-S-oxide reductase MsrB, encoding MQTLTFWLSVIFIFGCALASFPAEARTVETATFAGGCFWCMEKPFEALPGVISVTSGYSGGSTAKPNYETYAVGGHLEVVQVAFDPAIVSYPQLLDLFWRQVDPTDPDGQFVDRGLSYTSAIFFHSESQRQEAERSKDELAKSGRFSKSIVTKIMAASPFYPAEEYHQDYYKKNPLRYRFYRNGSGRDQFLEKIWSAEANAAAAPAADLKKRLSPMQYRVTQEDGTEPAFDNEYWDNKKAGVYVDVVSGEPLFLSVDKYDSGTGWPSFSKPLSDDTVIEHQDRSWFSVRTEVRSKKANSHLGHVFNDGPATTGLRYCINSAALRFVSVERMAEEGYGDLLKYFTP